A region of Paractinoplanes abujensis DNA encodes the following proteins:
- a CDS encoding ATP-binding cassette domain-containing protein: protein MAEANARPQNDPARSPQPAPQNDPARPQQPAPQNESARSQEPAPQNDLARTPQPAPQNDPARPQQPARLEVQNVTKSFGAVAAVQGVTFPLHPGEAHALVGENGAGKSTIVKMLAGVHRPDTGTLRVDGVDVDFAGPADAKAAGIAVIYQEPTLFPDLSVAENIAMGNQPLTKLRQIDRKEMHANAERLFRRLGVPLDPTRPARGLSIADQQLVEIAKALSSEARVLIMDEPTAALSAVEVERLFAVVRSLRDEGAAIMFISHRFEEITALCERVTIMRDGKHVATELVADLSVDDMIRRMVGRDLSALFPKQDVEPGEVVLEVEGLSREGVFREISFSVRAGEIVALAGLVGAGRSEVMQAVFGVDPYDSGVVKVHGRRLRKGDPRAAMAAGMALVPEDRRQQGLVMDLSIERNVTLPRARKLARLGLLFGGSERAAAETWTRKLQTKLGRLSDAVGTLSGGNQQKVVLAKWLATGPKLLIVDEPTRGIDVGTKAEVHRLMSSLAADGLAVVMVSSELPEVLGMADRVVVLREGRVAAQLTRAEATEESVMYAAMGQEVAA from the coding sequence GCGCCCCAGAACGACCCCGCGCGCCCCCAGCAGCCCGCGCGACTCGAGGTTCAGAACGTCACCAAGTCCTTCGGCGCGGTCGCCGCCGTGCAAGGGGTCACCTTCCCCCTCCACCCCGGCGAGGCCCATGCGCTGGTCGGTGAGAACGGGGCCGGCAAGTCCACCATCGTGAAGATGCTGGCCGGCGTCCACCGTCCGGACACCGGCACGCTGCGGGTCGACGGCGTCGACGTGGATTTTGCCGGCCCCGCCGACGCCAAGGCGGCCGGCATCGCCGTCATCTATCAGGAGCCGACCCTCTTCCCCGATCTGTCAGTGGCCGAGAACATCGCGATGGGCAACCAGCCGCTGACCAAGCTGCGGCAGATCGATCGCAAGGAGATGCACGCCAACGCCGAGCGGCTGTTCCGCCGGCTGGGTGTTCCGCTCGACCCGACGCGTCCGGCCCGTGGCTTGTCGATCGCCGATCAGCAGCTGGTCGAGATCGCGAAGGCGCTGTCGTCCGAGGCCCGGGTGCTGATCATGGATGAGCCGACCGCCGCGCTGTCCGCCGTCGAGGTGGAGCGGCTCTTCGCGGTGGTGCGGTCGCTGCGGGACGAGGGCGCCGCGATCATGTTCATCTCGCACCGGTTCGAGGAGATCACTGCCCTGTGCGAGCGGGTCACGATCATGCGGGACGGCAAGCACGTCGCCACCGAGCTGGTCGCCGACCTCAGCGTCGACGACATGATCCGGCGCATGGTCGGGCGTGACCTGAGCGCGCTTTTCCCCAAGCAGGACGTCGAGCCGGGCGAGGTCGTGCTCGAGGTCGAGGGCCTGTCCCGCGAGGGCGTTTTCCGAGAGATCTCCTTTTCCGTACGGGCGGGAGAGATCGTCGCCTTGGCCGGGCTCGTGGGCGCGGGCCGTTCCGAGGTCATGCAGGCCGTGTTCGGCGTGGACCCGTACGACAGCGGGGTTGTCAAGGTGCACGGCAGGCGTCTCAGGAAGGGGGATCCGCGCGCCGCGATGGCCGCCGGGATGGCTCTTGTGCCCGAGGATCGCCGTCAGCAGGGCCTGGTGATGGACCTGTCGATCGAACGCAACGTGACCTTGCCGCGCGCCCGCAAGCTGGCCCGGCTGGGTCTGCTGTTCGGCGGCAGCGAGCGCGCGGCCGCCGAGACCTGGACCCGCAAGTTGCAGACCAAGCTGGGCCGGCTCTCCGACGCCGTGGGCACGCTCTCGGGCGGCAACCAGCAGAAGGTCGTGCTGGCCAAGTGGCTGGCCACCGGGCCCAAGCTGCTGATCGTCGACGAGCCCACGCGCGGCATCGACGTCGGCACCAAGGCCGAGGTGCACCGGCTGATGTCGTCGCTCGCGGCGGACGGCCTGGCGGTCGTCATGGTCTCGTCGGAGCTGCCCGAGGTCCTGGGCATGGCCGATCGGGTCGTGGTGCTGCGCGAGGGCCGCGTCGCCGCCCAGCTCACCCGGGCTGAGGCAACCGAGGAGTCCGTGATGTACGCGGCCATGGGACAGGAGGTCGCGGCATGA